One genomic window of Paenibacillus xylanilyticus includes the following:
- the thrB gene encoding homoserine kinase, which translates to MSLQQRVTVKVPASTANLGPGFDTLGMALSLYAWIEMKPSEQTVFHLYGDHLNGLPTDRSNLIYEVAQMVFKEAGVSVPELEISMFSDIPLTRGLGSSASAIVGALAAANALIGSPLSDDKLMDMATSLEKHPDNVGASLYGGIIAAAWDGSRVDHIRIEPHQDLQTLVIVPDFELSTSKARNVIPQQFDKSDVVHNISRSSLLIAALASGRLDMIQRAMLDRIHQPYRASLVPGMTEILEHAVEHGALGAALSGAGPTVLTLVDRHDPRKAELEQYLMETMGKEGINATPLWLDPDLDGVTVLPDQDERPFLDRIKGEVKA; encoded by the coding sequence ATGAGTTTGCAGCAACGAGTTACAGTAAAAGTACCTGCAAGTACAGCCAATCTGGGTCCAGGGTTTGATACCCTGGGCATGGCATTGTCTTTGTATGCCTGGATTGAGATGAAGCCGTCCGAACAGACGGTGTTTCATCTGTATGGAGATCATCTGAATGGTTTGCCAACGGATAGATCCAATCTAATTTACGAAGTCGCACAGATGGTATTCAAAGAGGCGGGCGTGTCTGTTCCTGAACTGGAGATTTCCATGTTTTCGGATATTCCTCTTACCCGCGGACTGGGAAGCAGCGCATCTGCCATAGTTGGTGCTCTGGCTGCCGCGAACGCTTTAATTGGTTCTCCGCTATCGGACGATAAGCTCATGGATATGGCTACTTCGCTCGAAAAGCACCCGGATAATGTGGGGGCTTCTCTATATGGCGGTATTATTGCGGCTGCTTGGGATGGAAGTCGTGTGGATCACATCCGTATTGAGCCGCATCAGGATTTGCAGACATTGGTCATTGTGCCAGACTTCGAACTATCGACTTCCAAAGCAAGAAATGTCATTCCACAGCAATTTGACAAGTCTGATGTCGTGCATAATATCAGCAGGTCTTCCCTGTTGATTGCAGCGCTGGCCAGCGGACGACTGGATATGATACAAAGGGCGATGCTGGATCGTATTCACCAACCATACCGGGCATCTTTGGTACCTGGCATGACTGAAATATTGGAACATGCTGTAGAGCATGGTGCTTTGGGAGCTGCACTAAGTGGAGCCGGACCAACGGTTCTGACATTGGTGGATCGGCATGATCCCCGCAAAGCTGAGCTGGAACAGTATTTGATGGAGACCATGGGCAAGGAAGGCATTAATGCAACGCCGCTATGGCTGGATCCGGACCTGGACGGTGTAACCGTGCTGCCTGATCAAGATGAACGTCCTTTTTTGGACAGAATTAAAGGGGAAGTTAAAGCATGA
- a CDS encoding LysM peptidoglycan-binding domain-containing protein encodes MKIHMVKKGDTLYLLSQKYNVGLDKIIAANPQITDPDKLDIGMKVKIPAEPVTPKPEGILHSHKVQQGDSLWKLSQAWGVSLKDMINANPQLKNPNALLVGETVYIPSQPVQGNTVTGSSTGNVAAHEKLSPEGKEYTGVKEEPAPPAPPAPEIPKAVEETPAPTPAPAPLPANPVIPNVMPELEVLPQLPELPEVKPEMAPEKKEQLAPIAEVQPLPEVPTYTMPNLSPEIMPLPVIPNTKSPSVVSPASKSPCGCGKKLHHAPAEHPYAQIPVPVQEVYAVPESSHISGYNHNSGFPGLPEATPYSVSPSYQGQWTEQNHNNYTPNLAPEYQQENAYPVAPAAQVNSPFPPFVADTHMNQQPFISPYSTLPYPPCGCGGHMHNPHYGHPGYSYQDPAWGMYGSYDPYGVQTHMGPNIVPNQPVEYAYQNPYPSQNMVPPSPLGAFGELYPAQGNVGTKKGGREEADLSQSNVSGEEVTEVGGKTKQASAKTGTTKRRTSKSSGKRTSKVSVSSANGRRNSEAEKRNSNKKRRNPWIQS; translated from the coding sequence GTGAAAATACACATGGTGAAAAAAGGCGACACGCTATATTTACTGTCCCAAAAATATAATGTGGGCCTGGACAAAATTATTGCGGCTAATCCGCAAATTACTGATCCCGACAAGCTGGATATCGGTATGAAAGTTAAAATTCCAGCAGAGCCTGTAACACCAAAACCGGAAGGAATACTGCATAGTCACAAAGTCCAGCAAGGTGATTCTTTATGGAAGCTGTCTCAGGCTTGGGGAGTGTCATTGAAGGATATGATCAACGCGAACCCTCAGTTGAAAAACCCGAACGCCCTGCTTGTAGGAGAGACAGTCTATATCCCCTCCCAACCTGTTCAGGGAAATACGGTTACAGGAAGCAGTACAGGTAATGTTGCTGCTCATGAAAAGCTTTCGCCTGAAGGCAAGGAGTATACAGGTGTCAAAGAAGAGCCAGCACCCCCAGCACCACCAGCACCGGAGATACCTAAGGCAGTAGAAGAGACGCCAGCTCCTACTCCAGCACCAGCACCTTTACCAGCAAATCCTGTCATCCCAAATGTGATGCCTGAATTGGAAGTACTGCCGCAGTTACCTGAGCTCCCTGAGGTTAAACCAGAGATGGCACCTGAGAAAAAAGAACAGCTCGCTCCAATTGCTGAAGTACAGCCTTTGCCGGAAGTGCCAACATACACCATGCCTAATCTTTCCCCTGAAATTATGCCGCTACCAGTCATCCCTAATACGAAGTCGCCGTCTGTCGTTTCACCCGCGAGCAAATCTCCTTGTGGATGTGGAAAAAAATTGCATCATGCGCCGGCTGAGCATCCATATGCTCAAATCCCTGTCCCTGTTCAAGAGGTTTATGCTGTTCCTGAATCATCACATATTTCTGGATATAATCACAATTCTGGGTTCCCAGGGCTACCTGAAGCTACTCCTTATTCGGTGAGCCCTTCTTATCAAGGTCAATGGACAGAGCAGAACCACAATAACTATACGCCGAATTTGGCTCCCGAATATCAGCAGGAAAATGCTTATCCAGTCGCACCTGCTGCACAAGTCAACAGCCCATTCCCTCCATTCGTTGCTGATACACATATGAACCAACAGCCGTTTATTTCCCCTTACTCAACACTTCCGTATCCACCTTGTGGATGTGGCGGACATATGCATAACCCCCATTATGGCCACCCTGGTTACAGTTATCAGGATCCTGCGTGGGGAATGTATGGTTCGTATGACCCGTATGGTGTACAGACGCATATGGGGCCAAACATTGTACCAAACCAGCCCGTAGAGTATGCATATCAGAATCCGTATCCTTCACAAAACATGGTGCCCCCATCTCCTCTGGGAGCTTTTGGGGAACTGTACCCAGCTCAAGGCAATGTTGGAACTAAAAAAGGTGGACGTGAAGAAGCGGATTTAAGCCAGTCTAATGTATCCGGAGAAGAAGTAACGGAAGTAGGGGGCAAAACCAAGCAAGCT
- the ilvE gene encoding branched-chain-amino-acid transaminase produces the protein MSEQWIYLDGQYVTKENATVSVYDHGFLYGDGIFEGIRIYNGNIFRCKAHLDRLYDSARSISLNIPLSYDEMLEVMAETVRRNDMRNGYIRLIVSRGPGNLGLDPLRCPKASVIIIVEQLAIYPEEAYLTGLKAVSVSQRRNIPDALNPKIKSLNYLNNILVKIQSNYAGVGEAIMLNSQGYVTEGSSDNIFIIKNGVVYTPPCYLGALEGITRQAIIDLCGELDLELKEVPFTLHDVYIADEVFFTGTAAEVIAAYEVDGRTIGSGVAGPVTLRLLEAFRQIVDKDGYKVWEA, from the coding sequence ATGTCAGAACAGTGGATTTATTTGGATGGTCAATATGTAACCAAGGAGAACGCAACCGTTTCCGTGTATGATCACGGCTTTTTGTATGGGGACGGAATTTTCGAAGGTATCCGGATTTATAACGGCAATATTTTCAGATGCAAAGCGCATTTGGACCGTCTGTACGATTCGGCAAGATCGATCAGTTTGAACATTCCTTTATCCTATGATGAAATGCTAGAAGTAATGGCAGAAACAGTGCGCCGCAATGATATGCGTAACGGCTATATCCGTTTAATCGTATCTCGTGGACCTGGTAATCTGGGTCTGGATCCGCTGCGCTGCCCGAAAGCGTCTGTTATTATTATTGTGGAGCAGCTGGCAATTTATCCTGAGGAAGCGTATCTGACAGGGTTAAAGGCCGTATCTGTATCTCAGCGCCGGAATATCCCGGATGCACTGAATCCCAAAATCAAATCATTAAATTATCTGAATAACATACTTGTTAAAATCCAGTCCAACTATGCAGGTGTTGGCGAAGCAATCATGCTGAATTCCCAAGGATATGTTACCGAAGGATCTAGTGACAACATTTTCATTATCAAAAATGGGGTAGTCTACACACCGCCTTGTTACCTCGGAGCGCTGGAAGGAATCACGCGTCAGGCCATCATCGATTTATGTGGTGAACTCGATCTGGAGCTAAAAGAAGTTCCGTTTACCCTGCATGATGTGTACATCGCTGACGAAGTCTTCTTCACGGGAACAGCCGCAGAAGTCATCGCTGCATATGAGGTTGATGGAAGAACAATTGGATCGGGTGTAGCTGGCCCAGTCACATTGAGATTGCTCGAAGCGTTCCGTCAAATTGTAGACAAAGACGGTTATAAGGTTTGGGAAGCGTAA
- the pheA gene encoding prephenate dehydratase, producing MKRIAVLPEGSVSHEAVEFLFNGEPLELLHSKLISDVFRATDSGKSQYSVIPIENTIEGSVSLHMDWLVNEVDIPMQAEWVYPSIQNVIGHGSEFADGSGAYDFSKITKIMSHPVAIPQCQNFIRLHCPDAELEGVNSTAEAVELVKKNPGKGWAAIGTRLAAQKHGLNIMAERVTDHDNNYTRFVLIGHEPVQIQREPDHVKTSLLVTLPEDAPGALHQVLSAFAWRKLNLTRLESRPTKKRLGSYYFYIDVEETVESVLLTAAMAEIEALNCQVRVLGSYPCYTYPSLKTT from the coding sequence ATGAAACGAATTGCCGTATTACCTGAAGGCTCTGTTTCCCATGAAGCTGTAGAATTTCTGTTTAATGGGGAACCACTGGAGCTGCTTCATTCCAAACTGATTTCTGATGTGTTTCGCGCCACGGACAGTGGCAAGTCACAATATAGCGTTATTCCCATTGAAAATACAATTGAAGGCTCCGTTAGTTTGCATATGGACTGGCTGGTTAACGAAGTGGACATTCCAATGCAAGCGGAGTGGGTGTATCCTTCCATACAAAATGTGATTGGACATGGTTCCGAGTTCGCTGACGGGAGCGGTGCATACGACTTCAGCAAAATTACCAAGATCATGTCTCATCCGGTAGCCATTCCGCAGTGCCAGAACTTTATCCGTCTTCATTGCCCGGATGCTGAGCTTGAGGGCGTCAATAGTACGGCAGAAGCGGTCGAGTTGGTAAAAAAGAATCCCGGAAAGGGCTGGGCCGCTATTGGCACCCGCCTTGCTGCACAAAAGCATGGATTAAATATCATGGCTGAACGGGTGACGGATCATGATAACAATTACACCCGTTTTGTACTGATTGGTCATGAGCCAGTGCAGATTCAACGTGAGCCGGATCATGTGAAAACAAGTTTGCTGGTTACACTGCCTGAAGATGCACCTGGTGCTCTGCATCAGGTATTGTCCGCATTTGCCTGGAGAAAGCTGAATTTGACTAGGCTGGAGTCTCGTCCTACGAAGAAAAGGCTGGGCAGTTACTATTTTTATATCGATGTTGAAGAAACCGTAGAATCCGTATTGCTCACAGCAGCCATGGCTGAGATCGAGGCATTGAATTGTCAGGTCCGTGTTCTGGGCAGCTATCCCTGCTATACATATCCTTCATTGAAAACCACCTAA